From a single Ensifer adhaerens genomic region:
- a CDS encoding NitT/TauT family transport system permease protein, with product MTAGRKFAGAWRGAILPVAIIVVAQVAATATHLDSDTLASPAAIVSALFTVLFDGTLLAATLETLKAAAAGCLIGVAAGSALGIFLGIFSIADDALDMTIELLRPIPVVALIPIVMMILGFGIEMEIVIIVLGMLWPAVVLARAAVKEIEPQLLEVSRLLQLGFGARLSKIVLPAILPHLFVSLRLAAGYSLVVAVTVEITANPLGLGYGIMMAQQSLRPAEMFAYLIWIGAIGWLIGIALTSVQKLAFPAMSKGADDAILSP from the coding sequence ATGACAGCGGGGCGAAAATTTGCCGGCGCCTGGCGTGGCGCGATCCTGCCGGTGGCGATCATCGTCGTGGCGCAGGTTGCCGCGACCGCTACGCATCTCGACAGCGATACGCTGGCGAGCCCGGCAGCCATCGTCTCCGCCCTCTTTACCGTCCTCTTCGATGGAACGCTGCTGGCAGCCACGCTGGAAACACTGAAAGCTGCAGCGGCCGGCTGCCTCATCGGCGTCGCCGCCGGTTCGGCGCTCGGCATCTTTCTAGGGATCTTTTCAATCGCTGACGACGCGCTCGATATGACGATCGAGCTTTTGCGCCCCATTCCCGTCGTCGCCCTCATTCCCATCGTCATGATGATCCTCGGCTTCGGCATCGAAATGGAAATCGTCATCATTGTGCTCGGCATGCTCTGGCCGGCCGTGGTGCTGGCCCGCGCCGCGGTGAAGGAGATTGAACCGCAGCTTCTCGAAGTCTCGAGACTGCTACAACTCGGCTTCGGTGCGCGGCTTTCCAAGATCGTCCTGCCGGCGATCCTGCCGCATCTCTTCGTCTCGCTGCGGCTTGCAGCCGGCTACTCGCTGGTCGTCGCCGTCACGGTGGAGATCACGGCCAATCCGCTCGGCCTCGGCTACGGCATCATGATGGCGCAGCAGTCCTTGCGGCCGGCCGAAATGTTCGCTTACCTGATCTGGATCGGCGCGATCGGCTGGCTGATTGGCATCGCCCTCACCTCGGTTCAGAAACTCGCCTTCCCGGCCATGAGCAAGGGAGCAGACGATGCGATTCTCTCCCCGTAA
- a CDS encoding acetolactate synthase-1/2/3 large subunit gives MLTMTGAQALARLFVTESVPYVFGIAGGKLNALLHAISQQPTIRYVGVRHEAAGPMMGAAIAAASGRICVALGEMGPGSSNLVSGLGSAFNNSLPLLLITSNNHHAAAYPNRGMFMDLDTHGLLSTLTKWSAVVHDGRRIPELMREAFRQALTGRPGPVHLDVPQEIFTTVFDFDEKDFDITPEAYRPTDPPRAAKTAIGKAAEMLATAKRPVLIAGGGVVSSGGGERFRELMELMKAPAIATQMGIGVVPSDCEYFIGQGGIIGGDAIPLALKQADVVLAVGCRFSSWLWDEQGALTNHGAAVINVNIDPMSLGANTPHALGIWADAAATLDDIVDALGNRQMPDRLGWLAQTREAHAGYRGKLDAMIADREPVLHPARLADALGKWLPENSLAVYDGGHTTFWSNDLTPVSKERTRFHEPGMCQLGFGTPYAVALKLLHPEKTVVNICGDGAFGFTLNELDTARRYNLPIINVVHNNASWGVIKLGQKRAYDFAFGVDLDGTDYAAIARGFGCYGEVVTRVEELAPALERALASSLPSVIDCRVRFEPHPAMPYFGKMNAYGFPKGRGGPHAKAAAET, from the coding sequence ATGCTTACCATGACTGGCGCGCAGGCGCTTGCCCGACTCTTCGTGACCGAAAGCGTGCCCTATGTCTTTGGCATCGCCGGCGGCAAGCTCAACGCCCTTCTCCACGCGATTTCGCAGCAGCCGACCATTCGCTATGTCGGCGTGCGCCATGAGGCAGCAGGCCCTATGATGGGCGCGGCAATTGCCGCCGCATCTGGCAGGATCTGCGTCGCGCTCGGTGAAATGGGCCCGGGATCGTCCAATCTCGTCAGCGGCCTCGGCTCTGCGTTCAACAACAGCCTTCCGCTGCTGCTTATCACATCGAACAACCATCATGCCGCCGCCTACCCCAACCGCGGCATGTTTATGGACCTCGACACCCACGGCCTGCTTTCGACGCTGACGAAATGGAGCGCCGTCGTGCATGACGGACGCCGCATACCCGAACTGATGCGCGAAGCCTTTCGGCAGGCGCTGACCGGCAGGCCCGGCCCCGTACACCTCGACGTGCCCCAGGAAATCTTCACCACCGTCTTCGATTTCGACGAGAAGGATTTCGACATCACGCCGGAGGCCTACCGGCCCACGGACCCGCCGCGGGCGGCCAAGACCGCCATCGGCAAAGCCGCCGAAATGCTGGCAACGGCGAAAAGGCCGGTGCTGATTGCAGGCGGCGGGGTCGTCTCTTCCGGCGGCGGCGAGCGGTTCCGCGAGCTGATGGAACTGATGAAGGCACCTGCCATCGCCACGCAGATGGGCATCGGCGTGGTGCCCTCCGATTGCGAATATTTCATCGGCCAGGGCGGCATCATTGGCGGCGACGCCATTCCGCTGGCGCTGAAACAGGCTGACGTCGTGCTGGCCGTCGGCTGCCGCTTTTCCTCCTGGCTCTGGGACGAACAGGGGGCGCTGACCAATCACGGCGCCGCGGTGATCAACGTCAATATCGACCCGATGAGCCTGGGCGCGAACACGCCGCATGCGCTGGGTATATGGGCGGATGCGGCGGCGACGCTGGACGATATCGTCGACGCGTTGGGCAACCGCCAGATGCCGGACCGCTTGGGCTGGCTTGCCCAAACCCGCGAGGCCCATGCAGGCTATCGCGGCAAGCTGGACGCCATGATCGCCGACCGCGAACCCGTGCTGCATCCGGCGCGTCTTGCCGATGCCCTCGGCAAATGGCTGCCCGAGAATTCGCTGGCCGTCTATGACGGCGGCCATACCACCTTCTGGAGCAACGACCTTACCCCGGTTTCGAAGGAGCGTACCCGCTTTCATGAACCCGGCATGTGCCAGCTCGGCTTTGGAACACCCTATGCGGTGGCTCTCAAGCTGCTGCATCCCGAAAAGACGGTCGTCAACATCTGCGGCGACGGCGCTTTCGGCTTCACCCTCAACGAACTCGACACCGCGCGCCGCTACAATCTGCCGATCATCAACGTCGTGCACAACAATGCCTCCTGGGGCGTGATCAAGCTCGGCCAGAAGCGGGCCTACGACTTCGCCTTCGGCGTCGACCTCGACGGCACCGACTATGCCGCCATCGCCCGCGGCTTCGGCTGCTATGGCGAGGTGGTGACGAGGGTCGAGGAGCTTGCACCGGCGCTGGAACGCGCGCTCGCCTCCAGCCTCCCCTCGGTGATCGACTGCCGCGTCCGCTTTGAACCGCATCCGGCCATGCCCTATTTCGGCAAGATGAACGCCTATGGCTTCCCCAAAGGCAGGGGCGGCCCGCATGCCAAGGCGGCGGCGGAGACGTGA
- a CDS encoding NitT/TauT family transport system ATP-binding protein → MSANPIIQQAGQAAGRPRIRIDNVTLSYGRLQIIGGISLDIRAGETVSIIGPSGCGKTTLLRMISGLVPATSGTVELDGTPMTGPRRSAALVFQDYGKALLPWRTAAANVALALEARGCPRAERPAIVRDLLQKIGLAAHADKYPREMSGGMQQRLQIARCLAQEPSVLLMDEPFGALDAMTRQALQDEVLGLVSATGATMVFVTHDLEEAIYIGDRIICLQPNPGRIGRIVDVKLARPRDQLASREAPEFLRLRRDLYDLIKDDHQ, encoded by the coding sequence ATGAGTGCCAACCCTATCATTCAACAGGCGGGACAGGCTGCGGGAAGACCGCGCATCCGCATCGACAACGTCACGCTCTCCTATGGCCGCCTGCAGATTATCGGCGGCATCAGTCTCGATATCCGCGCCGGCGAAACCGTTTCCATCATCGGACCTTCGGGTTGCGGCAAAACTACGCTCCTGCGCATGATTTCAGGGCTCGTGCCTGCCACGTCCGGCACCGTCGAGCTTGACGGCACGCCGATGACGGGGCCGCGCCGTTCGGCGGCCCTGGTGTTTCAGGATTACGGCAAGGCGCTCCTCCCTTGGCGCACGGCGGCTGCCAATGTCGCGCTGGCGCTGGAAGCGCGCGGCTGCCCCCGCGCCGAACGTCCGGCCATCGTGCGCGACCTTCTGCAAAAGATCGGCCTTGCGGCCCATGCCGACAAATATCCGCGCGAAATGTCCGGCGGCATGCAGCAGCGGCTGCAGATCGCCCGCTGCCTCGCGCAGGAGCCTTCGGTCCTCCTGATGGACGAACCCTTTGGCGCGCTCGACGCCATGACCCGGCAAGCGCTGCAAGACGAGGTTCTGGGGCTTGTGTCCGCCACCGGGGCCACCATGGTCTTCGTCACCCACGATCTCGAGGAAGCGATCTATATCGGCGACCGCATCATCTGCCTCCAACCCAATCCGGGGCGCATCGGGCGTATCGTCGACGTGAAGCTCGCCCGCCCCCGCGACCAACTCGCCTCCCGCGAGGCCCCCGAATTCCTGCGGCTACGCCGTGATCTCTACGATCTCATCAAGGACGACCACCAATGA
- a CDS encoding ABC-type nitrate/sulfonate/bicarbonate transport system, permease component — protein MRFSPRKLVLGTLCLLVFILIWKLVTDAKLISPIFFPGPKRTLTALVGGVAGGDLLWQTLQTIQRMLLGWLLASIVGVFLGALVGVSRQARVYIAPTLELLRPLPASAMIPIAIAFFGFTEHMVLVVVAFGALWPMLLATIHGFASMEPRLYEVSRMLGLSRTQVIWKLALPSAMPMILSSMRLGLTISLILSVVGEMLASRDGLGQSILLASRTFRAQELFAGIVLLGLIGLVSSRLLSWLESRLLTWKTGRRR, from the coding sequence ATGCGATTCTCTCCCCGTAAGCTCGTTCTGGGCACCCTCTGCCTGCTTGTCTTCATTCTGATCTGGAAGCTGGTGACGGACGCCAAGCTGATCTCGCCGATCTTCTTTCCGGGTCCGAAGCGCACCCTCACCGCGCTGGTGGGAGGGGTCGCCGGCGGCGACCTTCTCTGGCAGACGCTGCAGACGATCCAGCGCATGCTGCTCGGCTGGCTTCTGGCGTCCATCGTCGGCGTCTTCCTCGGCGCACTGGTGGGCGTCTCACGCCAGGCGCGGGTCTATATCGCCCCAACGCTGGAACTCCTTCGGCCGTTGCCCGCATCGGCCATGATCCCCATCGCCATCGCCTTTTTCGGCTTTACCGAACATATGGTGCTCGTCGTCGTCGCCTTCGGTGCACTTTGGCCCATGCTTCTGGCGACCATCCACGGCTTTGCCTCGATGGAACCGCGGCTCTACGAGGTCAGCCGCATGCTCGGCCTCAGCCGCACGCAGGTGATCTGGAAACTGGCGTTGCCGAGCGCCATGCCCATGATCCTCTCGAGCATGCGCCTTGGCCTGACCATCTCGCTGATCCTGTCCGTCGTCGGCGAAATGCTGGCGAGCCGCGACGGGCTGGGCCAGAGCATCCTCTTGGCAAGCCGCACCTTCCGCGCCCAGGAACTCTTTGCCGGCATCGTGCTTCTCGGCCTCATCGG